The DNA segment TATCCTTAATCTTTTGCACATATTCTGTAGGAATCACTTCTCCTGTTTGATAATGTTTGGCAAACAAGGCCAAAGCTTCTGGCTCGTAACACCAATTTTCGAGAATTTGACTTGGCAATTCGACAAAATCCCAATACACAGATGTTCCTGACAAATTTGGATAAACCGTATTGGCAAGCATCCCGTGAAGGGCGTGACCAAACTCGTGAAACAAAGTCGTAACCTCATTAAAAGTCAATAGAGAAGGCTTAGTCGCAGTTGGTTTTGTAAAATTGCAAACTATCGAAACGTGTGGTCGTTCGTTTACTTCGGCAAGAACGTATTGCGATTTGTACGAAGTCATCCAAGCGCCATTTCGTTTTCCCTTTCGGGGAAAGAAATCGGCGTAAAAAATTGCCAGCAGTTTTCCAGCGGTATCCTTTACTTCAAAAGTGCGAACATCTTCGTGGTATTTATCTATATCAAATTGCTCTGTAAAAGTTAATCCGAATAATTTTCCAGCGATTGCAAAAGCTCCGTCGAGAACATTTTTCAGTTTGAAATACGGTTTTAGCTTTTCGTCGTCAAGATCAAACAATTGTTGTTTTAGCTTTTCTGAATAGTATGCACCATCCCATTTTTGGAGCTGATCAATACCGTCAAGATCTTTGGCGAATTTTGTAAGAGTTTCAAATTCGCGTTGAGCCGCTGGCTTGGCTTTTTGTAAAAGTTCTCCCAAGAAAGATTTTACCTTTTCAGGATTTTCAGCCATTCTTTCTTCTAAAACAAAATCAGCGTGGGATTGATATCCTAACAATTTTGCTCTTTCAAAACGTAGCTTTACTATTTTAAGAACAATTTCTTGGTTGTCAAATTCATTTCCTTGAAAAGCTCTTCGGCCTGAAGCAATCGCAAGTTCTTTACGAAGTTCGCGATTATCAGCATAAGTCATAAACGGAATATAGCTTGGATAATCTAAAGTGATAATCCAACCATCTTTGTCTTCCAATTTTGCTAACTCCCGTGCCGCTTCAATTTCGCCGTCCGGCAATCCAGATAAATCTTTTTCATCCGAAATATGCATTTGGTAAGCATTGGTTTCTTTGAGAACATTCTCTCCAAATGCCAAGCTCAAACTAGAAAGTTCTTTGTCAATTGCTCGTAATTTTTCTTTATCAGCGTCATTAAGGTTGGCACCGTTTCTAGAAAAACTTTTGTATGATTTGTCCA comes from the Flavobacterium ardleyense genome and includes:
- a CDS encoding M3 family metallopeptidase → MNVLTQWFKTKHNTAPFSQIKTEDFLPSFKEGIKLAAAEIDAIVNSPDKPTFENTIEAMSYSGSILDRISSIFFNLHSAETNDEIQAIAVEVSPLLSEFSNDIMLNAKLFSRVKAVYDIKESLDLTTEQKTLLDKSYKSFSRNGANLNDADKEKLRAIDKELSSLSLAFGENVLKETNAYQMHISDEKDLSGLPDGEIEAARELAKLEDKDGWIITLDYPSYIPFMTYADNRELRKELAIASGRRAFQGNEFDNQEIVLKIVKLRFERAKLLGYQSHADFVLEERMAENPEKVKSFLGELLQKAKPAAQREFETLTKFAKDLDGIDQLQKWDGAYYSEKLKQQLFDLDDEKLKPYFKLKNVLDGAFAIAGKLFGLTFTEQFDIDKYHEDVRTFEVKDTAGKLLAIFYADFFPRKGKRNGAWMTSYKSQYVLAEVNERPHVSIVCNFTKPTATKPSLLTFNEVTTLFHEFGHALHGMLANTVYPNLSGTSVYWDFVELPSQILENWCYEPEALALFAKHYQTGEVIPTEYVQKIKDSASFQEGMATMRQISFGLLDMGWHGADPSEIKNLKEFETTQFADTLLYPDVPENAMSTAFSHIFQGGYSSGYYSYKWAEVLDADAFAYFQAHGIFNQEIATKFKDNILAKGGTDHPMTLYKNFRGQEPKPDALLKRAGLLE